The Bombus fervidus isolate BK054 chromosome 3, iyBomFerv1, whole genome shotgun sequence genome includes a window with the following:
- the Spin gene encoding lysolipid transporter protein spinster isoform X3 produces MVDEAVTPNVSTYEYRMVNAENAHNTSRERRIKKRVMFPEMRMISRIDWITVGVLCFVNLINYMDRFTVAGVLTEIKHDFKITNDKSGLLQTAFILSYMVFAPLFGYLGDRYNRKVIMSSGVFLWCLTTFIGSYMKTFGWFLLFRALVGIGEASYSTIAPTIISDLFVKDVRSKMLALFYFAIPVGSGLGYIIGGEAARATGAWQWGLRITPLLGVIAIILLLAVVRDPIRGEREGGVHLSNTAWSNDIKALLKNRSFMLSTAGFTCVAFVAGALAWWAPTFLQLGFALHPNGHNVDPDDVAYKFGLIGMVAGLIGVPLGSLLAQKLRVRWQQTDPLICAIGLLISVPLLFFATITANTDSVACYILIFFGQLSLNLNWSIVADILLYVVIPTRRSTAEAFQILIAHAFGDAGSPYLIGLLSEGLKTVLLSDLSIDGQVKDITDQADNALLEFRSLQYALFLTMFVAVIGSLFFFLTALYIQKDKALVDLMIADKYLDSKNNGQAESTYL; encoded by the exons ATGGTTGATGAAGCAGTCACTCCAAATGTGTCGACGTACGAGTATCGTATGGTGAATGCCGAAAATGCTCACAATACCTCTAGAGAaagacgaataaaaaaaagagtaaTGTTTCCGGAAATGAGAATGATCAGTAGGATCGACTGGATTACAGTCGGTGTACTGTGTttcgttaatttaataaactacATGGATCGTTTTACGGTCGCTG GAGTACTAACAGAGATAAAACATGATTTTAAAATCACCAATGATAAATCTGGGTTACTTCAAACCGCATTTATTTTAAGTTATATGGTGTTTGCACCCTTATTTGGGTATTTGGGAGACCGTTACAATAGGAAGGTTATTATGAGTAGTGGCGTATTTCTCTGGTGTTTAACAACATTTATTGGATCCTATATGAAG acATTTGGATGGTTTCTTTTATTCAGGGCACTTGTTGGAATAGGAGAAGCCAGTTACTCTACAATTGCTCCAACAATAATTAgtgatttatttgtaaaagatGTGCGTTCTAAAATGCtcgcattattttattttgcaattcCTGTTGGAAg tGGTCTAGGATATATAATAGGTGGTGAGGCAGCAAGAGCCACTGGTGCTTGGCAATGGGGTTTACGCATTACTCCATTATTAGGTGTAAtagcaattattttattgcttgCAGTAGTAAGAGATCCTAttagaggagagagagaaggtGGAGTTCACTTGTCAAACACTGCGTGGTCAAATGATATCAAGGCACTAttgaaaaa TCGAAGTTTTATGCTTTCTACTGCTGGATTCACATGTGTAGCATTTGTTGCTGGTGCATTAGCTTGGTGGGCTCcaacatttttacaattagGATTTGCATTGCATCCTAATGGGCATAATGTTGATCCAGATGA TGTTGCATACAAATTTGGATTAATAGGAATGGTAGCTGGTTTAATAGGAGTGCCACTGGGTTCACTTTTAGCTCAAAAATTAAGAGTACGGTGGCAGCAAACTGATCCTCTGATATGTGCTATAGGACTTTTAATTAGTGTACCATTACTGTTCTTCGCGACTATAACTGCTAATACAGACTCTGTCGCATGTTATATACTCATATTCTTTGGACAATTATCGTTAAACTTAAATTGGTCTATTGTAGCAGATATATTATTG TATGTAGTAATACCAACAAGAAGATCTACAGCAGAAGCTTTCCAGATACTTATTGCACATGCCTTTGGAGATGCCGGAAGTCCTTACCTTATTGGTTTG TTATCAGAAGGACTGAAAACAGTTCTTCTTTCAGACTTGAGTATAGACGGTCAAGTAAAAGACATAACAGACCAAGCTGACAATGCACTTCTTGAATTTCGCAGTTTGCAGTACGCTTTGTTTCTTACAATGTTTGTGGCAGTCATTGGCAgcttatttttcttccttacAGCGTTGTACATACAAAAGGACAAAGCTTTAGTCGATCTTATGATCGCAG ACAAGTATCTAGATTCTAAGAATAATGGGCAAGCTGAAtcaacatatttataa
- the Spin gene encoding lysolipid transporter protein spinster isoform X2, with the protein MVDEAVTPNVSTYEYRMVNAENAHNTSRERRIKKRVMFPEMRMISRIDWITVGVLCFVNLINYMDRFTVAGVLTEIKHDFKITNDKSGLLQTAFILSYMVFAPLFGYLGDRYNRKVIMSSGVFLWCLTTFIGSYMKTFGWFLLFRALVGIGEASYSTIAPTIISDLFVKDVRSKMLALFYFAIPVGSGLGYIIGGEAARATGAWQWGLRITPLLGVIAIILLLAVVRDPIRGEREGGVHLSNTAWSNDIKALLKNRSFMLSTAGFTCVAFVAGALAWWAPTFLQLGFALHPNGHNVDPDDVAYKFGLIGMVAGLIGVPLGSLLAQKLRVRWQQTDPLICAIGLLISVPLLFFATITANTDSVACYILIFFGQLSLNLNWSIVADILLYVVIPTRRSTAEAFQILIAHAFGDAGSPYLIGLLSEGLKTVLLSDLSIDGQVKDITDQADNALLEFRSLQYALFLTMFVAVIGSLFFFLTALYIQKDKALVDLMIAGANTSDSMYICNDEVENETQDDTQKP; encoded by the exons ATGGTTGATGAAGCAGTCACTCCAAATGTGTCGACGTACGAGTATCGTATGGTGAATGCCGAAAATGCTCACAATACCTCTAGAGAaagacgaataaaaaaaagagtaaTGTTTCCGGAAATGAGAATGATCAGTAGGATCGACTGGATTACAGTCGGTGTACTGTGTttcgttaatttaataaactacATGGATCGTTTTACGGTCGCTG GAGTACTAACAGAGATAAAACATGATTTTAAAATCACCAATGATAAATCTGGGTTACTTCAAACCGCATTTATTTTAAGTTATATGGTGTTTGCACCCTTATTTGGGTATTTGGGAGACCGTTACAATAGGAAGGTTATTATGAGTAGTGGCGTATTTCTCTGGTGTTTAACAACATTTATTGGATCCTATATGAAG acATTTGGATGGTTTCTTTTATTCAGGGCACTTGTTGGAATAGGAGAAGCCAGTTACTCTACAATTGCTCCAACAATAATTAgtgatttatttgtaaaagatGTGCGTTCTAAAATGCtcgcattattttattttgcaattcCTGTTGGAAg tGGTCTAGGATATATAATAGGTGGTGAGGCAGCAAGAGCCACTGGTGCTTGGCAATGGGGTTTACGCATTACTCCATTATTAGGTGTAAtagcaattattttattgcttgCAGTAGTAAGAGATCCTAttagaggagagagagaaggtGGAGTTCACTTGTCAAACACTGCGTGGTCAAATGATATCAAGGCACTAttgaaaaa TCGAAGTTTTATGCTTTCTACTGCTGGATTCACATGTGTAGCATTTGTTGCTGGTGCATTAGCTTGGTGGGCTCcaacatttttacaattagGATTTGCATTGCATCCTAATGGGCATAATGTTGATCCAGATGA TGTTGCATACAAATTTGGATTAATAGGAATGGTAGCTGGTTTAATAGGAGTGCCACTGGGTTCACTTTTAGCTCAAAAATTAAGAGTACGGTGGCAGCAAACTGATCCTCTGATATGTGCTATAGGACTTTTAATTAGTGTACCATTACTGTTCTTCGCGACTATAACTGCTAATACAGACTCTGTCGCATGTTATATACTCATATTCTTTGGACAATTATCGTTAAACTTAAATTGGTCTATTGTAGCAGATATATTATTG TATGTAGTAATACCAACAAGAAGATCTACAGCAGAAGCTTTCCAGATACTTATTGCACATGCCTTTGGAGATGCCGGAAGTCCTTACCTTATTGGTTTG TTATCAGAAGGACTGAAAACAGTTCTTCTTTCAGACTTGAGTATAGACGGTCAAGTAAAAGACATAACAGACCAAGCTGACAATGCACTTCTTGAATTTCGCAGTTTGCAGTACGCTTTGTTTCTTACAATGTTTGTGGCAGTCATTGGCAgcttatttttcttccttacAGCGTTGTACATACAAAAGGACAAAGCTTTAGTCGATCTTATGATCGCAG GTGCAAATACTTCAGATTCAATGTACATATGTAATGATGAAGTTGAAAATGAGACACAAGATGATACGCAAAAACCGTGA
- the Spin gene encoding lysolipid transporter protein spinster isoform X1, translating to MVDEAVTPNVSTYEYRMVNAENAHNTSRERRIKKRVMFPEMRMISRIDWITVGVLCFVNLINYMDRFTVAGVLTEIKHDFKITNDKSGLLQTAFILSYMVFAPLFGYLGDRYNRKVIMSSGVFLWCLTTFIGSYMKTFGWFLLFRALVGIGEASYSTIAPTIISDLFVKDVRSKMLALFYFAIPVGSGLGYIIGGEAARATGAWQWGLRITPLLGVIAIILLLAVVRDPIRGEREGGVHLSNTAWSNDIKALLKNRSFMLSTAGFTCVAFVAGALAWWAPTFLQLGFALHPNGHNVDPDDVAYKFGLIGMVAGLIGVPLGSLLAQKLRVRWQQTDPLICAIGLLISVPLLFFATITANTDSVACYILIFFGQLSLNLNWSIVADILLYVVIPTRRSTAEAFQILIAHAFGDAGSPYLIGLLSEGLKTVLLSDLSIDGQVKDITDQADNALLEFRSLQYALFLTMFVAVIGSLFFFLTALYIQKDKALVDLMIAVHELFSRLELNGQFLRKKVRKCYNFIFFNTLSAQHC from the exons ATGGTTGATGAAGCAGTCACTCCAAATGTGTCGACGTACGAGTATCGTATGGTGAATGCCGAAAATGCTCACAATACCTCTAGAGAaagacgaataaaaaaaagagtaaTGTTTCCGGAAATGAGAATGATCAGTAGGATCGACTGGATTACAGTCGGTGTACTGTGTttcgttaatttaataaactacATGGATCGTTTTACGGTCGCTG GAGTACTAACAGAGATAAAACATGATTTTAAAATCACCAATGATAAATCTGGGTTACTTCAAACCGCATTTATTTTAAGTTATATGGTGTTTGCACCCTTATTTGGGTATTTGGGAGACCGTTACAATAGGAAGGTTATTATGAGTAGTGGCGTATTTCTCTGGTGTTTAACAACATTTATTGGATCCTATATGAAG acATTTGGATGGTTTCTTTTATTCAGGGCACTTGTTGGAATAGGAGAAGCCAGTTACTCTACAATTGCTCCAACAATAATTAgtgatttatttgtaaaagatGTGCGTTCTAAAATGCtcgcattattttattttgcaattcCTGTTGGAAg tGGTCTAGGATATATAATAGGTGGTGAGGCAGCAAGAGCCACTGGTGCTTGGCAATGGGGTTTACGCATTACTCCATTATTAGGTGTAAtagcaattattttattgcttgCAGTAGTAAGAGATCCTAttagaggagagagagaaggtGGAGTTCACTTGTCAAACACTGCGTGGTCAAATGATATCAAGGCACTAttgaaaaa TCGAAGTTTTATGCTTTCTACTGCTGGATTCACATGTGTAGCATTTGTTGCTGGTGCATTAGCTTGGTGGGCTCcaacatttttacaattagGATTTGCATTGCATCCTAATGGGCATAATGTTGATCCAGATGA TGTTGCATACAAATTTGGATTAATAGGAATGGTAGCTGGTTTAATAGGAGTGCCACTGGGTTCACTTTTAGCTCAAAAATTAAGAGTACGGTGGCAGCAAACTGATCCTCTGATATGTGCTATAGGACTTTTAATTAGTGTACCATTACTGTTCTTCGCGACTATAACTGCTAATACAGACTCTGTCGCATGTTATATACTCATATTCTTTGGACAATTATCGTTAAACTTAAATTGGTCTATTGTAGCAGATATATTATTG TATGTAGTAATACCAACAAGAAGATCTACAGCAGAAGCTTTCCAGATACTTATTGCACATGCCTTTGGAGATGCCGGAAGTCCTTACCTTATTGGTTTG TTATCAGAAGGACTGAAAACAGTTCTTCTTTCAGACTTGAGTATAGACGGTCAAGTAAAAGACATAACAGACCAAGCTGACAATGCACTTCTTGAATTTCGCAGTTTGCAGTACGCTTTGTTTCTTACAATGTTTGTGGCAGTCATTGGCAgcttatttttcttccttacAGCGTTGTACATACAAAAGGACAAAGCTTTAGTCGATCTTATGATCGCAG TGCATGAATTGTTCTCACGCTTGGAGTTAAATGGACagtttttgagaaaaaaagtaagaaaatgtTATAACTTCATCTTTTTTAACACGTTAAGCGCCCAACATTGTTAA